A genomic segment from Corylus avellana chromosome ca5, CavTom2PMs-1.0 encodes:
- the LOC132180914 gene encoding phosphoglucomutase, chloroplastic isoform X1 → MALSMRLNLLSSTTLRPRSSSSPPYAFITFSSPIPSLPPLPSPKFPLRASHFPSIKASSSSSSSATITEPEGIKINSIPTKPIEGQKTGTSGLRKKVKVFIQENYLANWIQALFNSLPSEDYKNGLLVLGGDGRYFNREAAQIIIKIAAGNGVGKILVGKEGVLSTPAVSAVIRKRKANGGFIMSASHNPGGPEYDWGIKFNYNSGQPAPESITDKIYGNTLSITEIKAADIPDVDLSCLGVTKYGNFSVEVIDPVSDYLELLESVFDFQLIKSLLSRSDYRFIYDSMHAVTGAYAKPIFVDKLGASLDSILNGVPLEDFGHGHPDPNLTYAKDLVNIMYGEGGPDFGAASDGDGDRNMILGRGFFVTPSDSVAIIAANAQEAIPYFQSGPKGLARSMPTSGALDRVAEKLNLPFFEVPTGWKFFGNLMDAGKLSICGEESFGTGSDHIREKDGIWAVLAWLSIIAYRNKDKKPGEKLVSVYDVVKEHWATYGRNFFSRYDYEECESEGANKMIEYLRDLLSKSKPGDKFGSYVLQFADDFMYTDPVDGSKVSKQGVRFVFTDGSRIIYRLSGTGSAGATVRVYIEQFEPDVSKHDVDAQTALKPLIDLALSVSKLKEFTGREKPTVIT, encoded by the exons ATGGCTCTCTCTATGAGATTAAACCTGCTCTCGTCCACCACGTTAAGACCCAGATCGTCATCTTCACCACCATATGCCTTCATCACTTTCTCATCTCCAATCCCATCTCTCCCGCCCCTTCCTTCTCCAAAATTCCCCCTCAGAGCCTCACACTTTCCCTCCATCAAagcctcttcctcttcatcttcttccgcTACCATTACCGAGCCTGAAGGCATCAag attaattcGATTCCGACGAAGCCGATCGAAGGGCAGAAGACTGGAACGAGCGGACTTCGGAAGAAG GTGAAAGTTTTTATACAAGAAAATTACCTTGCCAATTGGATCCAG GCATTGTTTAATTCATTGCCATCAGAGGATTACAAGAATGGGTTGCTGGTGTTAGGAGGTGATGGCCGTTATTTTAATCGAGAAGCTGCAcag ATAATTATCAAAATTGCTGCAGGGAATGGTGTTGGAAAAATTTTGGTTGGAAA GGAGGGTGTTCTGTCAACACCAGCCGTTTCTGCTGTAATCCGCAAGAGAAAG GCTAATGGTGGATTTATAATGAGCGCCAGTCATAACCCTGGTGGGCCTGAATATGATTGGGGCATCAAG TTCAATTACAACAGTGGTCAGCCTGCACCTGAATCTATCACTGACAAGATTTATGGAAACACCCTCTCT ATAACTGAAATAAAGGCTGCAGACATTCCTGATGTTGACCTATCATGTCTGGGAGTTACCAAGTACGGGAACTTCAGTGTTGAAGTAATAGACCCCGTTTCTGACTATTTAGAGCTATTGGAG AGTGTATTTGATTTCCAGCTTATCAAAAGTCTTCTGTCACGATCAGATTACAG GTTTATATATGATTCCATGCATGCTGTTACTGGCGCTTATGCAAAACCCATCTTTGTGGACAAGCTAGGAGCCAGTCTG GATTCAATTTTGAATGGAGTGCCTCTAGAGGATTTTGGGCATGGTCATCCCGATCCCAATCTTAC ATATGCTAAGGATTTGGTCAATATTATGTATGGTGAAGGTGGACCTGATTTTGGAGCTGCAAGTGATG GAGACGGTGATAGAAATATGATTCTAGGTAGAGGCTTTTTTGTTACTCCTTCCGACTCTGTTGCAATTATTGCTGCCAATGCACAAGAAGCCATTCCATATTTCCAGAGTGGCCCTAAG GGTTTGGCTCGATCTATGCCAACAAGTGGTGCTCTTGATCGTGTAGCTGAAAAACTGAACCTTCCTTTCTTTGAG GTCCCTACTGGTTGGAAGTTCTTTGGAAATCTTATGGATGCCGGGAAGTTGTCCATTTGTGGGGAAGAGAGTTTCGGAACAGGTTCTGATCACATTCGTGAGAAGGATGGCATATG GGCTGTCTTAGCTTGGCTTTCAATTATTGCATACCGAAACAAAGACAAGAAACCAGGTGAGAAGTTGGTTTCTGTCTATGACGTTGTGAAGGAACATTGGGCAACATATGGAAGGAATTTCTTTTCTAGATATGACTATGAA GAATGTGAATCTGAAGGTGCAAACAAAATGATAGAATATCTTAGAGATTTGCTCTCTAAAAGCAAGCCTGGTGACAAGTTTG GAAGTTACGTCCTCCAATTTGCAGATGATTTTATGTATACAGATCCC GTTGATGGGAGCAAAGTGTCAAAGCAAGGTGTTCGCTTTGTTTTCACAGATGGATCAAGGATCATATATCGTCTATCA GGAACTGGTTCAGCAGGTGCCACTGTTAGAGTTTACATTGAACAGTTTGAACCAGATGTATCTAAACACGATGTGGATGCCCAAACAGCCCTAAAACCATTGATAG ATTTGGCGCTGTCTGTCTCGAAGTTGAAGGAGTTCACAGGAAGGGAGAAACCTACTGTGATCACATAA
- the LOC132180914 gene encoding phosphoglucomutase, chloroplastic isoform X2, producing MAVILIEKLHREGVLSTPAVSAVIRKRKANGGFIMSASHNPGGPEYDWGIKFNYNSGQPAPESITDKIYGNTLSITEIKAADIPDVDLSCLGVTKYGNFSVEVIDPVSDYLELLESVFDFQLIKSLLSRSDYRFIYDSMHAVTGAYAKPIFVDKLGASLDSILNGVPLEDFGHGHPDPNLTYAKDLVNIMYGEGGPDFGAASDGDGDRNMILGRGFFVTPSDSVAIIAANAQEAIPYFQSGPKGLARSMPTSGALDRVAEKLNLPFFEVPTGWKFFGNLMDAGKLSICGEESFGTGSDHIREKDGIWAVLAWLSIIAYRNKDKKPGEKLVSVYDVVKEHWATYGRNFFSRYDYEECESEGANKMIEYLRDLLSKSKPGDKFGSYVLQFADDFMYTDPVDGSKVSKQGVRFVFTDGSRIIYRLSGTGSAGATVRVYIEQFEPDVSKHDVDAQTALKPLIDLALSVSKLKEFTGREKPTVIT from the exons ATGGCCGTTATTTTAATCGAGAAGCTGCAcag GGAGGGTGTTCTGTCAACACCAGCCGTTTCTGCTGTAATCCGCAAGAGAAAG GCTAATGGTGGATTTATAATGAGCGCCAGTCATAACCCTGGTGGGCCTGAATATGATTGGGGCATCAAG TTCAATTACAACAGTGGTCAGCCTGCACCTGAATCTATCACTGACAAGATTTATGGAAACACCCTCTCT ATAACTGAAATAAAGGCTGCAGACATTCCTGATGTTGACCTATCATGTCTGGGAGTTACCAAGTACGGGAACTTCAGTGTTGAAGTAATAGACCCCGTTTCTGACTATTTAGAGCTATTGGAG AGTGTATTTGATTTCCAGCTTATCAAAAGTCTTCTGTCACGATCAGATTACAG GTTTATATATGATTCCATGCATGCTGTTACTGGCGCTTATGCAAAACCCATCTTTGTGGACAAGCTAGGAGCCAGTCTG GATTCAATTTTGAATGGAGTGCCTCTAGAGGATTTTGGGCATGGTCATCCCGATCCCAATCTTAC ATATGCTAAGGATTTGGTCAATATTATGTATGGTGAAGGTGGACCTGATTTTGGAGCTGCAAGTGATG GAGACGGTGATAGAAATATGATTCTAGGTAGAGGCTTTTTTGTTACTCCTTCCGACTCTGTTGCAATTATTGCTGCCAATGCACAAGAAGCCATTCCATATTTCCAGAGTGGCCCTAAG GGTTTGGCTCGATCTATGCCAACAAGTGGTGCTCTTGATCGTGTAGCTGAAAAACTGAACCTTCCTTTCTTTGAG GTCCCTACTGGTTGGAAGTTCTTTGGAAATCTTATGGATGCCGGGAAGTTGTCCATTTGTGGGGAAGAGAGTTTCGGAACAGGTTCTGATCACATTCGTGAGAAGGATGGCATATG GGCTGTCTTAGCTTGGCTTTCAATTATTGCATACCGAAACAAAGACAAGAAACCAGGTGAGAAGTTGGTTTCTGTCTATGACGTTGTGAAGGAACATTGGGCAACATATGGAAGGAATTTCTTTTCTAGATATGACTATGAA GAATGTGAATCTGAAGGTGCAAACAAAATGATAGAATATCTTAGAGATTTGCTCTCTAAAAGCAAGCCTGGTGACAAGTTTG GAAGTTACGTCCTCCAATTTGCAGATGATTTTATGTATACAGATCCC GTTGATGGGAGCAAAGTGTCAAAGCAAGGTGTTCGCTTTGTTTTCACAGATGGATCAAGGATCATATATCGTCTATCA GGAACTGGTTCAGCAGGTGCCACTGTTAGAGTTTACATTGAACAGTTTGAACCAGATGTATCTAAACACGATGTGGATGCCCAAACAGCCCTAAAACCATTGATAG ATTTGGCGCTGTCTGTCTCGAAGTTGAAGGAGTTCACAGGAAGGGAGAAACCTACTGTGATCACATAA